A stretch of the Ananas comosus cultivar F153 linkage group 14, ASM154086v1, whole genome shotgun sequence genome encodes the following:
- the LOC109720228 gene encoding DNA replication complex GINS protein PSF1, translating to MYGRRASQLLKELGSCEAGQLTPFDSDSFDQVTKECNKHNLQLQSLIRKIEDQNLDIQTTRNEDHFGAVIHHLSLTRNKRCLMAYMYNRAEVIQSFRWKVGPVLPQEIQEKLNYSEEEYFKSHSAAIESYMSELDLDLTVDMVPPKDPYIRVRVLDDIGEVCLGDHSISLTKHSLHFLRRTDAEQFISQGLMEEFLE from the exons ATGTATGGGAGACGAGCATCCCAGCTTTTGAAGGAGTTAGGCTCCTGCGAAGCTGGACAGCTCACACCGTTCGAT AGTGATTCATTTGATCAAGTCACTAAGGAATGTAACAAGCATAATCTGCAGCTTCAGTCGTTGATCAG GAAAATCGAGGATCAGAACTTAGACATACAAACGACTAGAAATGAGGATCACTTTGGTGCAGTTATACATCATCTTTCTTTAACCCGTAACAAAAGATGTCTCATGGCTTACAT GTACAACCGCGCAGAAGTCATTCAGAGCTTCAGATGGAAAGTGGGTCCTGTTCTTCCCCAAGAAATTCAAGAAAAACTCAATTATTCTGAGGAAGAGTATTTCAAAAGTCACTCTGCTGCCATAGAGTCCTACATGTCCGAGCTAGATCTGGATTTGACTGTG GATATGGTACCTCCCAAGGATCCTTATATCCGTGTTAGGGTACTTGATGACATCGGAGAAGTTTGTCTCGGCGATCATTCGATATCTCTGACTAAGCACTCACTGCATTTTCTTAGGCGTACAGATGCTGAGCAATTTATATCCCAG GGTCTGATGGAAGAGTTTCTGGAGTAG
- the LOC109720223 gene encoding putative B3 domain-containing protein Os04g0347400 produces the protein MASGRSSNNPKRPQFFKVLLPGSFDKLWIPRSFADHYINEDCRKATLYSPLGKFWHVNLERSNESNDVFFGGGWREFVRAHDIRVGYLVVFRHEGNMIFTTKVFDLSGCLKAYDETTLNHAGQVLTDIDDGNINVTTNNHSERARRYNFKKRGSYKPISPTPNQLFPHYKNKLRNHSHLTNSSPQFEKTVRPYNLVRKCMNVPETFCMLSGLQDKTVIKLRDSRHRSWPVSFHRYPQFAQLRKGWEEFCEGNNLKEGDKCFFRLVSKKEMHVRIVRN, from the exons ATGGCTTCTGGGAGAAGCAGCAACAATCCGAAGCGGCCGCAGTTCTTCAAAGTGCTTCTTCCTGGATCTTTCGACAAGTTG TGGATTCCTCGATCATTCGCGGATCATTACATAAATGAGGATTGTCGGAAGGCCACGTTGTATAGCCCTCTTGGCAAGTTTTGGCACGTCAACCTCGAGCGCAGCAACGAATCAAATGATGTTTTCTTTGGCGGCGGTTGGCGGGAATTTGTCAGAGCCCACGACATAAGAGTGGGCTACTTGGTCGTGTTTCGCCACGAAGGAAACATGATCTTCACTACCAAAGTTTTTGATTTGAGTGGATGCCTCAAAGCGTACGATGAGACTACTTTGAATCATGCGGGCCAAGTACTAACAGATATCGATGATGGCAACATTAACGTCACCACAAATA ATCATTCAGAAAGGGCACGGAGATACAACTTCAAAAAAAGAGGATCTTATAAGCCAATTTCACCGACTCCAAACCAACTATTTCCTCACTACAAGAACAAGCTAAGGAACCATTCTCACCTCACAAATTCATCACCTCAATTTGAGAAGACGGTGCGACCGTATAATCTTGTTCGCAAATGCATG AATGTACCAGAAACATTTTGTATGTTGAGCGGACTCCAGGATAAGACCGTGATCAAGCTCCGAGATTCGAGGCACAGATCGTGGCCTGTGAGCTTTCATCGTTATCCTCAATTTGCGCAGCTTAGGAAGGGGTGGGAAGAGTTCTGCGAGGGAAATAACTTGAAGGAAGGTGACAAGTGCTTCTTTCGACTTGTATCAAAAAAGGAAATGCATGTTAGAATAGTGAGAAATTGA
- the LOC109720354 gene encoding uncharacterized protein LOC109720354 has protein sequence MHDHGYNRVCKAFANVTAFSSCRIAFLIFIGSARDSARTRRRNEEGGAELRTLLRSIAWVLDDDDDDDDDANLWRESGEGSPRLISDDNFSLEEELGLDLDSVSDFMEEEGGIDGDGVEESAPELESMQNGGSGEEDSMERRRGRENREIEFRDTLLRNVLWVLDDDNDEDSWSESGEVNPRLVSDDNLCFREEELGLHLNSDSDFLSENEEGEGDGGEVEESVSELESMQEAEPREDSCRCEDHFLCECPRRRIIGFETDSYSCSDIGHVLSDEATDVELEDEESVAGMESIQEDESAEDSCIYEDHFLCECPRRHIVGFETDSFSVSESVVSDEEADSELVCIGTEESVSESQSLADEAADWEQEDVDGSMVGSDAEESVSEFEWMQRGDLAGENCTYEDHFLCECPMRQIIGFDSDSNCESEVEPTMSDEEEDSEQAEIDARLDEWGDVISTIFNTDMEESELGSESPQREEPANVDLPDQNIVRLFDDSASELESTRGEEDLDSAYLSLLALELRRLTFALRSDDDVPISGSRRAACKLVVERLPSVLLVAEDRGEADDDMLCVVCDDEISLGEWATLLPCSHYYHGECILPWLKIRNTCPMCRYELPTDADYANDYFDLFSSV, from the exons ATGCATGATCATGGTTATAACAGAGTTTGTAAGGCTTTTGCTAATGTCACAGCATTTTCCAGTTGCCGCATTGCTTTTCTCATCTTCATT GGTTCAGCGCGGGATTCGGCGCGGACGAGGAGAAGGAACGAGGAGGGAGGAGCTGAGTTGCGGACGCTGCTCCGGAGCATCGCCTGGGTtctcgatgatgatgatgatgatgatgatgatgcgaATTTGTGGCGGGAATCGGGTGAGGGAAGCCCTAGACTCATCTCTGATGACAATTTTAGCCTTGAGGAAGAATTAGGGCTCGATTTGGATTCCGTCTCCGATTTcatggaggaggaggggggaatTGATGGCGATGGCGTTGAGGAATCGGCGCCGGAGTTGGAGTCGATGCAAAATGGCGGATCGGGAGAGGAGGATTCgatggaaagaagaagaggaagagagaatcGTGAGATCGAGTTTCGCGACACCCTGCTCCGGAACGTACTGTGGGTTCtcgatgatgataatgatgagGATTCATGGTCAGAATCGGGTGAGGTAAACCCTAGACTCGTATCCGATGATAATCTCTGTTTCCGCGAGGAAGAGTTAGGGTTACACTTgaattccgattccgatttcctGTCGGAGAACGAGGAGGGGGAGGGCGACGGCGGCGAGGTGGAGGAATCGGTGTCGGAGTTGGAATCGATGCAAGAAGCCGAACCGCGTGAGGATAGCTGTAGGTGTGAGGACCATTTCCTTTGCGAGTGCCCGCGGAGACGGATCATAGGGTTCGAAACTGATTCTTATTCTTGTTCGGATATTGGGCATGTATTATCAGATGAAGCAACAGATGTAGAGCTGGAGGACGAGGAATCGGTCGCAGGGATGGAATCAATACAAGAAGATGAATCAGCAGAGGATAGTTGTATATATGAAGACCATTTCCTTTGCGAGTGCCCGCGGAGACATATTGTAGGGTTCGAAACAGATTCCTTTTCTGTTTCCGAGAGTGTCGTATCAGATGAAGAGGCCGACTCGGAGCTGGTTTGCATTGGCACGGAAGAATCAGTCTCGGAGTCGCAATCTCTGGCAGATGAAGCAGCGGACTGGGAGCAGGAGGACGTCGATGGCTCAATGGTTGGGTCTGATGCAGAGGAGTCGGTCTCGGAGTTTGAGTGGATGCAAAGAGGAGACTTGGCCGGCGAAAATTGTACTTATGAGGACCATTTCCTATGCGAGTGCCCGATGAGACAGATCATCGGGTTTGACTCAGATTCAAATTGCGAATCAGAGGTTGAGCCTACCATGTCAGATGAGGAGGAGGATTCGGAGCAGGCCGAGATCGATGCCCGTTTAGACGAGTGGGGGGATGTGATCAGTACGATTTTCAACACTGACATGGAGGAATCGGAGTTGGGTTCAGAATCACCACAGAGAGAAGAACCAGCCAATGTAGATCTTCCGGATCAAAATATCGTACGGCTTTTTGATGATTCGGCCTCAGAGTTGGAGTCGACGCGAGGAGAAGAAGACCTAGACAGTGCTTATTTATCACTGCTTGCTCTTGAGCTTCGGAGACTCACATTCGCTCTTCGGAGTGATGATGACGTACCTATAAGTGGAAGCCGACGGGCGGCTTGTAAGTTGGTAGTTGAGCGCCTCCCTTCGGTCCTTCTCGTGGCTGAGGATCGTGGGGAGGCGGACGACGACATGCTTTGCGTGGTCTGCGACGACGAGATTTCTTTAGGCGAATGGGCGACGCTGCTGCCGTGTTCTCATTATTACCACGGGGAGTGCATCTTGCCGTGGCTTAAGATTCGGAACACATGCCCGATGTGTCGCTATGAGCTGCCCACAGATGCTGATTATGCTAATGACTATTTTGACTTGTTTTCCAGCGTTTAA